In Brevundimonas sp. SGAir0440, one DNA window encodes the following:
- the murG gene encoding undecaprenyldiphospho-muramoylpentapeptide beta-N-acetylglucosaminyltransferase, with the protein MTQLCVVAAGGTGGHMFPAEALAREMAARGWRVVLATDHRGEQYAHAFPAEERLALDAATGSGPLGLIKAGVAIFKGVVQARTAFDRLGADIVVGFGGYPSAPALVAAVTSQRPTVIHEQNAVLGRTNRILAPYVGQVASSFPTLERAPAKVQGRSHVVGSPVRSEIRALFDRPYVAPAADGPIHLLVTGGSQGARILSETTPRALAALPEALRRRLKVQQQSRPETLETARQIYLEAGIEAEVAPFFRDMADRLSRAHLVVGRSGASTCAELAVAALPSVLIPLKIATDDHQRLNAKALTDAGAAEVILEDDLTVDRLASTLTGVLSDPARLSAMSAAARSVAIPDAAQRLADLVEATAQPQRP; encoded by the coding sequence ATGACCCAGCTCTGCGTCGTCGCCGCCGGCGGCACCGGCGGCCATATGTTCCCGGCCGAGGCCCTGGCGCGCGAGATGGCGGCGCGCGGCTGGCGCGTGGTGCTGGCGACTGATCACCGGGGCGAACAATACGCCCACGCCTTCCCCGCCGAGGAACGGCTGGCGCTGGACGCCGCCACCGGCTCCGGCCCCCTGGGTCTGATCAAGGCCGGCGTCGCCATCTTCAAGGGCGTGGTCCAGGCGCGAACGGCCTTCGACCGGCTGGGCGCCGACATCGTCGTCGGCTTCGGCGGCTATCCGTCCGCCCCGGCCCTGGTCGCCGCCGTCACGTCCCAGCGACCGACGGTGATCCATGAACAGAACGCGGTCCTGGGCCGCACCAATCGCATCCTGGCCCCCTATGTCGGTCAGGTCGCCTCGTCCTTCCCGACGCTGGAACGCGCGCCGGCCAAGGTCCAGGGCCGCTCCCACGTCGTCGGCTCGCCGGTGCGGTCCGAGATCCGCGCCCTGTTCGACCGCCCCTATGTCGCGCCCGCCGCCGACGGCCCGATCCATCTGCTGGTCACCGGCGGCAGCCAGGGCGCCCGCATCCTTTCCGAGACCACGCCCCGCGCCCTGGCCGCCCTGCCCGAGGCCCTGCGCCGCCGCCTTAAGGTGCAGCAGCAGTCCCGCCCCGAGACGCTGGAGACCGCGCGCCAGATCTATCTGGAGGCGGGGATCGAGGCCGAGGTCGCCCCCTTCTTCCGCGACATGGCTGACCGACTGTCCAGGGCGCACCTGGTCGTCGGCCGCTCCGGCGCCTCGACCTGCGCCGAACTGGCGGTCGCGGCCCTGCCGTCCGTCCTCATCCCGCTAAAGATCGCCACCGACGACCACCAGCGCCTGAACGCCAAGGCCCTGACCGATGCGGGCGCGGCCGAGGTCATTCTGGAAGACGACCTGACCGTCGATCGCCTGGCTTCGACCCTGACCGGCGTCCTGTCCGATCCGGCGCGCCTGTCGGCCATGTCCGCCGCCGCCCGCAGCGTCGCCATCCCCGACGCCGCTCAACGCCTGGCCGACCTCGTCGAGGCGACGGCTCAACCGCAAAGGCCTTGA